CCTTGATGCCGATCCGGTCGGCCACCTGGGCGGCGGCGTTCGGGATCGGCCCCGGCATCGTGCAGGTGGCGATGATCACCTGGTCCACATCGGCGGGGGACAGCCCCGCGTCGGCGATCGCCTTGGAGCCGGCCTCGACGGCCATGCTCACCACGGTCTGGTCGTGTTCACCGAGCCTGCGGCTGACGATGCCGACACGCTGCTGGATCCACTCGTCGTTGGTGTCCACGGTGCGTGCCAGGTCGTCGTTGGTGACGACCCGGTTGCCCTGCGCACTACCGAAACCCACGACCCGCGTGGCGTTGGGGCCCTCGGTGAGGCTCAATGTCGACGTCTTGCTCACGAGTCGTTCTCCGAATCGGTCTGGCCGTGGGAGGCCAGCGCGTTCGCGGCCTTGTCCAGGTCGGTGGGTGTCTTCACGGCGACCGCCTGGGTGCCCTTGAGTTCCCGGCGGACCATGCCCGACAGGGTTCCCGCGGGGGGAAGCTCGACCACGGAGGTCACACCGCGTTCGTCGAGCGTGGCCATGCAGGAGTCCCAGCGGACGGGCTGGGTGACCTGCTCGACCAACCTGCGCAGTATCTCCGTGCCGTCGGTCAGCGCGGCGCCGTCCGCGTTGGACAGCATCGGGCGCCGTGCGTTCTTCGGGGAGAGCTTGTCCGCGTGGATCGAGAGGGCCTCCCGCGCGGGGGACATGAACGCCGTGTGGAAGGCGCCCGCGACCGCCAGCGGACGTACCCTGCTGCCCTCGGGCGGCTCGGCGGCGAGTTTCTCGAGGGCGTCCGCACGGCCCGCCGCCACGATCTGTCCGGCTCCGTTGCGGTTGGCCGGTTGCAGACCGAGCTCGGACAGGCGGGAGAGCACGTCCTCCGGAGAGCCTCCGAGCACCGCCGACATGCCGGTCGGCTCGAGAGCGCACGCCGCGGCCATTTCCCTGCCACGCACCGCCGCGAGGGACATCGCGTCGGAGAAACCGAGCACTCCGGCGAGCGCGGCCGCGGCCAGTTCGCCGATGGAGTGACCAGCCACGGGAAGGTCCCGCGGAAGGCTTCCCAGCCGGCTCTCCAGCCGTTCGGCCGCGAGCAGCGCGTTGGCCACCACCAGGGGTTGGGTTACCGAGGTGTCCTTGATCTCTTCGGCGTCCGCGGTGGTACCGAGCCGGATCAGGTCGAGACCGGTGATCTCGGACCACTCGGTCAGACGTTGCTCTGTTCCGTCCAGTTCCAGCCACGGTTGGAGCATGCCGGGCGTTTGGGCGCCCTGGCCGGGAGCTAACAGCGCGATCACACTCAACACTGAACACGTTCGTACCGGGTGTACGTGATGCCGCCACCAACGAAGTCAGCCCGAAAAATTTGTGGAGACCCTACAAATCAGGCCTGTGACACAACCGTTATCCAGGCGTGTGCGGTCGTCGACCACGACGAACGGGTGTGAGTCGGGACAACAGTCCGTCCGATTCTCCGCTGCGTGAGCGAGCCTACACACCTGATGACGAGCGTTCCAAAACTACGCGAGGGCTCGTGTCGCGCGGTCTTCACCAGAGTCCGCGCGACTTGGCGAGCCTGCCCACCCCGAGCGCCACCCGCAACGTGTGCGCTCCACGGGGGTTCGAGGGGGTACGTCCCGTGATCTCCGAGATCCTCCGCAGCCGGTAGCGGACCGTGTTCGGGTGCACGTACAGCTTGCGCGCACAGCTCTCCAACACGCCACCGACCTCGAGGTAGGTGTCCAGGGTCTCCATGAGAGCTCCTCCCGAATCGGTCAGCGGGAGCACGATCCCCTCGACCAGCAGCCGCTCTGCCTCCGGATCCCCGGCCAACGCGCGTTCGGGGAGCAGGTCCTCGGACGCCACGGGACGTGGAGCGTCGGGCCAGGCCACCACCGCGCGCAGTCCCGACATGGCGTCCCCGGCCGAGCGATGCGCCTCGGCCAGGCTGGAAACCGTGGGGCCGACGACGACGGCCCCCTCCCCGAAGGCCTCCGCGAGCGTGCCGGCGGGATCCCGCACCGCGCGTCCGTCCGAGGCCTCGCCGAACACCACGACCAGCCTGGTCCCCTGCACGCCGAGCAGCACCGACCTTCCGGCGCGGGCGGCCCTGCTGCGCACTTGGTAGACGATGCTCGGGGGGTCGTCGGAAGGGGCGCTGCCCACGAGCACGGTGGCCTCCGAAGAGGGCTCCCAGCCGAGCGCGGCCGCGCGGGAGAGCAGGGACTCCTCCGTGTCGCCCCGGACGATTCCGTCGACGACGAGGGCTTCCAGCCGCGCGTCCCAGGCGCCTCTGGCCTCGGCCGCTGCCGCGTAGGAGGTGGCGGCGGCGAAAGCTATCTCGCGCGTGTAGCGCAGTATCGACTCCGTCAGCAGCACCCGCTCGGAGTCGTCCTTGGCGAGGTCGGGGAGCTGCTGTTCGAACACGTCGATGGCCGTGCGGACCATTTCGAGCGTCTGGCGCAGGCTCACCCAGCGCGAGAGGTCCCGCGGGGCCGCGCGGAAGGCTTCGGCGGTGAGCCGGATGGCCTCGGTGGGGTCCTGTAGCCAGGAGACGAAGTTGGAGACCCCGGTCTGGGTGACCAGCAGCACGTTGGAACGCTGATCGGCGGGAAGTCTGGAGAACCACGGAAGCCGCTGTTCCATGGCGGTGATGCTCGCGGTGGCCAGGCCACCGGAGGCGCGTTCCAGTCGTCGTAGGGTGCTGGCCGACAGCTCGGTCCCGGCCGAACCCGAAGTGCCGCTCTCCTCGTCCCCGCCCTGCATGGTCACCAGGCTCGCACGCTCCGGTGAAGCCGGTTGTGGTGGTACGACGGGAGCGCTGTCGGCGTGGAGTCGCGGTTCAGCTCCGCGGCTCGTCTCGCTCGTTCTCCACGGCGGACCGCGCGGGCTCGTTCGGGTTCCGCGCCGCCTTGCGGTCCCGCACCCGCAGCAGCCTGTTGACGAGGGCGGGTGCCTGCTCGAGTGCCTCCGGATCGTCCAGCAGACGGTTCAGCCGCTGGTAGTACCTGGTGGCGGATAAGCCGAACCGCTCCTGGACGAGCCGCTCCTTGGTCCCGGAGTGCCGCCACCACTCGTTCTCGAAGTCGAGGATGGCCCGGTCGGTGTCGTTCACCTGATCTCCCTGGAAGGCGAGACGCGCTGGTCGGTCTCCGCGCCGCGCGTCGCTCGGCCGCCCGCCGGACGGGCGGGACCGCTCGACACAGAACCGTGCACGGCGTAGATCGGGCCGGACGAGCCCGCTCGGAGCGTGCGAACCGGGCTGTGCGCGGCCTTGGCCGTGAGGGGAAACCTCCGTCGTCCGGCGAGGCCGTCGGCCCCGGCTCTCGGACTCGCCGAGGAGCTCTTCGGCCGTTTCGCGGCCGGCCGGTCGCTTCGGCGGTCGTCCCGGTTGTCCGGAAAACCGCTCACCGCGGCGCGGAACCGGGCTCCGGTCCGGAAGTGGACGCGCGGAACCCGAACACTGGGTACCACACCGCGAGCGGAGGACCACCCTTTCTCGCGCGAACGTGTTCGGTCACACAGCCGGTTCGGGGAGCGGGCCGGTGGCTGCTCGACACGCCCCGCGCCGCCGTGATGTCGGCGCGGGGCGCCCCGGCCCCTTGCATCCCTTCGCGCGGAGCGCGCCCGCGACGACCGGAACGGGAGATCGCCGTCAGGCTTCCCCGGACTCGGAGAGCTGCGGTCCAGCGGCCTGCGGGTCGGTTATGCGGTACCGCTCGGTCGCTTCGGCGATCCGGGAGTGCTCGATCTCGCCCCGCCGGGCCAGTGCGGCCAGCGTGGCCACCACCGTCGACTCCGCGTCGACCCGGAAGACCCGTCGTGCGGCGGGCCTGGTGTCGGAGAACCCGAACCCGTCCGTGCCCAGGGTGGTCATGTCCGTGGGGACCCACGGCCGGATGAGGTCCGGTACGGCGCGCATCCAGTCGCTGACCGCGACCACCGGTCCGGGCTCGTCGCTCAGCACGCGGGTGACGTGCGATTGCCGGTCCCGTTCCTCCGTGGAGGTCAGGTTGTCCTGGTCGGCGCGTTCGGCCTCGCGCCGGAGCTCGGTCCAGGAGGTGGCCGACCAGACGTCGGCGGCCACCCCCCACTCGTCGCGCAGCAACTCCTGGGCACGCAGCGCCTCGGGCATGGTCACCCCCGAGACCAGGATCTGCGCCCGTGGCCCGGAGTCCTGATCCGCCCGCCGGTAGCGGTACAGCCCGCGCAGCAGCCCCTCCACGTCGAGACCCTCCGGTTCCGAGGGCTGCTGGTACGGCTCGTTGTAGACGGTGAGGTAGTAGAAGACGTTCTCGGGGTCCTCGCCGTACATCCTGCGCAGGCCGTCCTTGACGATGTGGGCCAGTTCGAACGCCCAGGCGGGGTCGTAGGAGATCACGGCCGGGTTGGTCGCCGCGATCAGCAACGAGTGCCCGTCCGCGTGCTGCAGGCCCTCACCCACGAGCGTGGTGCGGCCCGCCGTGGCCCCGAGCAGGAAACCCCGCGTCATCTGGTCTCCCGCCGCCCAGAGCCCGTCCCCGGTGCGCTGGAAGCCGAACATCGAGTAGAAGACGTAGACCGGGATCATGGGCTCGCCGTGCGTGGCGTAGCTCGTCCCGGCCGCGGTGAACGAGGCCACCGAGCCCGCCTCGTTGATGCCCTCGTGCAGGATCTGCCCCTGGTCGCTCTCCCGGTAGGCGAGCATCAGCTGGTAGTCCACCGGTGTGTAGTTCTGGCCGGCGGGGTTGTAGATCTTCTGGGACGGGAACATCGAGTCCATCCCGAAGGTGCGGGCCTCGTCCGGGATGATCGGGACCAGCCGGGGCCCCACCTCGGAGTCCTTGGCGAGCTCCTTCAGCAGGCGGACGAACGCCATGGTCGTGGCGACTTCCTGCTTTCCGGAGCCCTGCCGCACGACGTCGTAGACCTTGTCGCCGGGAAGCACCAGGGGTTTGGCCCGAGTGCGGCGTTCCGGCAGGTAACCGCCGAGCTTCTCGCGGCGTTGCCGCAGGTACTGGATCTCGGGGGCCTCCGAGCCGGGGTGGTAGTAGGGCGGGAGGTAGGGGTTCTCGTCCAGCTGGGCGTCCGGGATCGGGATGCGCAGGCTGTCGCGGAACAGTTTGAGGTCGTCCAGCGCGAGCTTCTTCATCTGGTGGGTGGCGTTGCGGCCCTCGAAGTGCGCCCCGAGCCCGTAGCCCTTGATGGTCTTGGCCAGGATGACCGTCGGCTGGCCGTGGTGCTCCATCGCGGCCTTGTAGGCGGCGTAGATCTTGCGGTAGTCGTGTCCGCCTCTGCGCAGCCCCCAGATCTGGTCGTCGGTGTAGTCCTTGACCATGTCCTTGGTGCGCGGGTCCCGTCCGAAGAAGTGCTCGCGCACGAACGCGCCGTCGTTGGCCTTGTAGGTCTGGTAGTCCCCGTCCGGGGTGCTGTTCATCAGGTTGATCAGCGCGCCGTCCCGGTCCGCGTGCAGCAGCGGGTCCCACTCACGTCCCCAGACGGTCTTGATTACGTTCCAGCCCGCTCCGCGGAAGAACGCCTCCAGCTCCTGGATGATCTTCCCGTTGCCCCGGACGGGGCCGTCCAGCTGCTGCAGGTTGCAGTTGATCACGAAAGTGAGGTTGTCCAGTCCCTCGTTCGCGGCCACCTGGAGCATGCCGCGGGACTCCGGCTCGTTCATCTCCCCGTCGCCGAGGAACGCCCAGACGTGCTGCCTGCTGGTGTCCTTGATCCCCCGGTCCCGCAGGTACCGGTTGAACCGGGCCTGGGCGATCGCGTTCATCGGGGAGAGCCCCATCGAGACGGTGGGGAACTCCCAGAACTCCGGCATCGACCTGGGGTGCGGATAGGAGGGCAGTCCGCCGCCCGGTCCCGCGTGCGAGTACTCCTGGCGGAAACCGTCGAGCTGTCCCTCCGAGAGCCGGCCCTCGAGGAAGGCGCGGGCGTATATGCCGGGGGAGGCGTGTCCCTGGATGTAGAGGTGGTCCCCGCCGCCCGGGTCGTCCTTGCCGCGGAAGAACCAGTTGAATCCGACCTCGTAGAGGCTGGCCGAGGAGGCGAAGGACGAGATGTGACCGCCCACGCCGATCCCGGGGCGTTGCGCCCGGTGCACCATCACGGCCGCGTTCCACCGCATCCAGGCCCGGTAGCGACGTTCGGTCTCCTCGTCTCCGGGGAACCACGGTTCGAGCTCGGTCGGGATGGTGTTGACGTAGTCGGTGCTGGTCAGTGAGGGAACTCCGACTCCCTGCTCACCGGCTCGCTGGAGCAGCCGCAGCATCAGATAGCGGGCACGTTGCTTGCCCGCCGTGGACAACGCCGAGTCGAAGGATTCGAGCCACTCGTCGGTCTCCTCCGGGTCGATGTCCGGAAGTTGCGTCGCCAGCCCGTTGCGGATGACCCGCACCCGTTGGGGGGAGTTCGCGCCACCGTTGTCACTGCCGTGCGGGGACAAAGGAATCTCCTCGAGGACGTCGTGCGCGTTTTCGGTCGAGGGTTCGGCCTCGTCGGTCCATCGTCTCCCATACTGCGCGTCAGGCGCGAACCGTCACAGTTACCACTCGGTATGTCCCGGACCGGGTTGTGTGTTGCCCGGACTGCCGTCAGTCTCGTGGCGTGAGCCGTGACCAGCAGCGTGGTGTTGCCCCGGGTTCGGGGGAAAGCCCGCGTAGCCTCCGTGGAGTGATCCTCGGCCCCCCG
This genomic stretch from Actinopolyspora halophila DSM 43834 harbors:
- a CDS encoding DUF3263 domain-containing protein, with translation MNDTDRAILDFENEWWRHSGTKERLVQERFGLSATRYYQRLNRLLDDPEALEQAPALVNRLLRVRDRKAARNPNEPARSAVENERDEPRS
- a CDS encoding PucR family transcriptional regulator, translated to MQGGDEESGTSGSAGTELSASTLRRLERASGGLATASITAMEQRLPWFSRLPADQRSNVLLVTQTGVSNFVSWLQDPTEAIRLTAEAFRAAPRDLSRWVSLRQTLEMVRTAIDVFEQQLPDLAKDDSERVLLTESILRYTREIAFAAATSYAAAAEARGAWDARLEALVVDGIVRGDTEESLLSRAAALGWEPSSEATVLVGSAPSDDPPSIVYQVRSRAARAGRSVLLGVQGTRLVVVFGEASDGRAVRDPAGTLAEAFGEGAVVVGPTVSSLAEAHRSAGDAMSGLRAVVAWPDAPRPVASEDLLPERALAGDPEAERLLVEGIVLPLTDSGGALMETLDTYLEVGGVLESCARKLYVHPNTVRYRLRRISEITGRTPSNPRGAHTLRVALGVGRLAKSRGLW
- the aceE gene encoding pyruvate dehydrogenase (acetyl-transferring), homodimeric type — protein: MSPHGSDNGGANSPQRVRVIRNGLATQLPDIDPEETDEWLESFDSALSTAGKQRARYLMLRLLQRAGEQGVGVPSLTSTDYVNTIPTELEPWFPGDEETERRYRAWMRWNAAVMVHRAQRPGIGVGGHISSFASSASLYEVGFNWFFRGKDDPGGGDHLYIQGHASPGIYARAFLEGRLSEGQLDGFRQEYSHAGPGGGLPSYPHPRSMPEFWEFPTVSMGLSPMNAIAQARFNRYLRDRGIKDTSRQHVWAFLGDGEMNEPESRGMLQVAANEGLDNLTFVINCNLQQLDGPVRGNGKIIQELEAFFRGAGWNVIKTVWGREWDPLLHADRDGALINLMNSTPDGDYQTYKANDGAFVREHFFGRDPRTKDMVKDYTDDQIWGLRRGGHDYRKIYAAYKAAMEHHGQPTVILAKTIKGYGLGAHFEGRNATHQMKKLALDDLKLFRDSLRIPIPDAQLDENPYLPPYYHPGSEAPEIQYLRQRREKLGGYLPERRTRAKPLVLPGDKVYDVVRQGSGKQEVATTMAFVRLLKELAKDSEVGPRLVPIIPDEARTFGMDSMFPSQKIYNPAGQNYTPVDYQLMLAYRESDQGQILHEGINEAGSVASFTAAGTSYATHGEPMIPVYVFYSMFGFQRTGDGLWAAGDQMTRGFLLGATAGRTTLVGEGLQHADGHSLLIAATNPAVISYDPAWAFELAHIVKDGLRRMYGEDPENVFYYLTVYNEPYQQPSEPEGLDVEGLLRGLYRYRRADQDSGPRAQILVSGVTMPEALRAQELLRDEWGVAADVWSATSWTELRREAERADQDNLTSTEERDRQSHVTRVLSDEPGPVVAVSDWMRAVPDLIRPWVPTDMTTLGTDGFGFSDTRPAARRVFRVDAESTVVATLAALARRGEIEHSRIAEATERYRITDPQAAGPQLSESGEA
- a CDS encoding ACP S-malonyltransferase — protein: MIALLAPGQGAQTPGMLQPWLELDGTEQRLTEWSEITGLDLIRLGTTADAEEIKDTSVTQPLVVANALLAAERLESRLGSLPRDLPVAGHSIGELAAAALAGVLGFSDAMSLAAVRGREMAAACALEPTGMSAVLGGSPEDVLSRLSELGLQPANRNGAGQIVAAGRADALEKLAAEPPEGSRVRPLAVAGAFHTAFMSPAREALSIHADKLSPKNARRPMLSNADGAALTDGTEILRRLVEQVTQPVRWDSCMATLDERGVTSVVELPPAGTLSGMVRRELKGTQAVAVKTPTDLDKAANALASHGQTDSENDS